The following are encoded in a window of Sphaerisporangium siamense genomic DNA:
- a CDS encoding ABC transporter permease, whose product MRALAAEASKLASLPAVWIAAAVGVLLPSLIAVMNSAAARGATVEPAGTNTGYYELAFGVVGVIVLGVVAVSSEYVTESAELGGGRQITTSLTVVPSRLRLLLAKMSAVAIAGALLAVVAVVATMGAVRFVLGEHAPALGVEDVPRLAGVVFYWVGTALLSSGITVLARHGVVPLAVLIANTSVVSVTYLLTKVTPLANYLPDLAGSRMFVRKLARDTVEISPLTGGLVMAAWVAGLLGIAALVFIRRDA is encoded by the coding sequence ATGAGGGCGCTCGCGGCGGAGGCGTCGAAGCTCGCCTCGTTGCCGGCGGTGTGGATCGCGGCGGCGGTGGGGGTGCTCCTGCCGAGCCTGATCGCCGTGATGAACTCCGCCGCGGCCCGCGGCGCGACCGTCGAACCGGCCGGGACCAACACCGGCTACTACGAGCTGGCGTTCGGCGTGGTGGGGGTGATCGTCCTCGGCGTCGTCGCCGTCAGCAGCGAGTACGTCACCGAGAGCGCGGAACTCGGCGGCGGACGCCAGATCACGACCAGCCTGACCGTGGTGCCCTCCCGGCTCAGGTTGCTGCTCGCGAAGATGTCCGCGGTCGCGATCGCCGGCGCGCTGCTCGCGGTCGTCGCGGTGGTCGCCACCATGGGCGCCGTCCGGTTCGTGCTCGGTGAGCACGCCCCCGCCCTGGGCGTGGAGGATGTCCCGCGGCTGGCCGGTGTGGTCTTCTACTGGGTGGGCACGGCGCTCCTCTCCTCCGGGATCACCGTGCTCGCCCGCCACGGGGTCGTTCCGCTGGCCGTCCTCATCGCGAACACCTCGGTCGTCTCCGTCACCTACCTCCTCACCAAGGTCACGCCGCTGGCGAACTACCTGCCCGACCTGGCGGGGAGCCGTATGTTCGTCAGGAAACTCGCGCGGGACACGGTGGAGATCAGCCCGCTCACCGGCGGCCTGGTCATGGCCGCCTGGGTGGCCGGCCTGCTCGGGATCGCCGCGCTCGTGTTCATCCGGAGGGACGCGTGA
- a CDS encoding ABC transporter ATP-binding protein: MLTIENLVKRRGSQEILAGISFRARPGRVTGFLGPNGAGKSSTLRVLLGLDRATSGTALIDGVPFARLRDPLTTVGAVLDGSGAHRARTGRAHLRWVARSAGLPRARVGEVLETVGLTHAASKRTGGYSLGMGRRLALATALLGDPRILVLDEPVNGLDPEGIRWIRTFLRERAASGRTVLLSSHLMGELAETVDDVVVIDKGVIVADGTLAEVTGAYRTLEDAFFALTTGDGGPR, encoded by the coding sequence ATGCTGACGATCGAGAACCTCGTCAAGCGGCGAGGCTCCCAAGAGATCCTGGCCGGCATCAGTTTCCGGGCCCGCCCCGGGAGAGTGACCGGATTCCTCGGCCCGAACGGTGCGGGCAAGAGCTCCACGCTGCGCGTTCTGCTGGGCCTGGACCGGGCGACGTCCGGGACGGCGCTCATCGACGGTGTCCCGTTCGCGCGGCTGCGTGACCCGCTCACCACGGTCGGGGCCGTGCTGGACGGCTCCGGCGCGCACCGGGCGCGCACCGGCCGGGCGCACCTGCGGTGGGTGGCCCGTTCGGCCGGACTGCCGCGTGCGCGCGTCGGCGAAGTGCTCGAAACCGTCGGGCTGACGCACGCCGCGTCGAAGCGGACCGGGGGTTACTCGCTGGGCATGGGGCGTCGCCTCGCGCTGGCGACGGCCCTGCTCGGCGACCCGCGGATCCTGGTCCTGGACGAGCCGGTGAACGGGCTGGACCCCGAGGGCATCCGGTGGATCAGAACCTTCCTTCGCGAACGCGCCGCGTCCGGCCGCACCGTGCTGCTGTCCAGCCACCTGATGGGCGAGCTGGCGGAGACCGTGGACGACGTCGTGGTCATCGACAAGGGGGTGATCGTCGCGGACGGCACCCTCGCCGAGGTCACCGGCGCGTACCGCACCCTTGAGGACGCGTTCTTCGCCCTCACCACCGGTGACGGAGGACCACGATGA
- a CDS encoding sensor histidine kinase encodes MEVDEVLPRRARRVWPPAIALNVVLLLVLLSVGGGGGAAFVVPVVIAALALTATVWAMVRARRQRIAYEARLTAWAGERAAQAERLRIARELHDIVSHGLGLITVRASTARHLGTADDGAAALSDVERIGRETTTELRRMLNVLRDPTGATAPLQPAETLQDLPAIVRDAEQAGPSVTVRLDEVDDLSPGAQLAVCSVVREALTNTARHAGPTGASVHVRRDGDWIVTSVHDEGPVDGWTPHPGAGRGIEGLRERVTAIGGTLRAEHVENGFRVTARIPEARPS; translated from the coding sequence GTGGAGGTCGACGAGGTACTTCCAAGGCGCGCGCGGCGGGTCTGGCCGCCGGCCATCGCCCTCAACGTCGTGCTCCTGCTCGTCCTCCTCTCGGTCGGCGGCGGGGGCGGCGCCGCGTTCGTCGTCCCGGTCGTCATCGCGGCTCTGGCGCTGACGGCCACCGTGTGGGCGATGGTGCGCGCCCGCCGGCAGCGGATCGCCTACGAGGCGCGGCTGACGGCCTGGGCCGGCGAACGCGCCGCACAGGCCGAGCGCCTCCGGATCGCGCGTGAGCTGCACGACATCGTCTCCCATGGCCTGGGCCTGATCACCGTCCGGGCGAGTACGGCGCGCCACCTCGGCACGGCGGACGACGGCGCCGCGGCGCTGTCGGACGTCGAGCGCATCGGACGGGAGACCACGACGGAGTTGCGCCGCATGCTCAACGTGCTGCGCGACCCGACCGGTGCGACGGCACCCCTGCAGCCCGCGGAAACCCTCCAAGACCTGCCGGCCATCGTCAGGGACGCCGAGCAGGCGGGCCCGTCCGTCACCGTCAGGCTGGACGAGGTCGACGACCTCAGCCCCGGGGCGCAGCTCGCGGTCTGCTCCGTCGTGCGGGAAGCCCTCACGAACACCGCCCGGCACGCCGGGCCCACCGGCGCGAGCGTGCACGTCCGCCGGGACGGCGACTGGATCGTCACGAGCGTCCACGACGAGGGTCCCGTGGACGGGTGGACGCCTCACCCCGGAGCCGGGCGCGGGATCGAAGGGCTCAGGGAACGCGTCACCGCGATCGGCGGAACCCTCCGCGCCGAGCACGTCGAGAACGGCTTCCGCGTCACCGCCCGCATTCCCGAGGCCCGGCCGTCGTGA
- a CDS encoding response regulator: protein MNDPASPIRVVIADDQPLLRHSLAAVIDATDGMTVVGEAGTGAEAVRLSAETRPDVVLMDVRMPGTDGIAATRGITSGAGGAWVKVVVLTMFELDEYVRAALQAGASGFLLKDSHPDQLLDAIRRVHRGESLFAPRVLTRLIAAYMAGPTGGRPVGLEVLTERETEVLALVGRGLSNGEIAARLTISIKTVKTHVGNLLSKLQARDRAHLVIAAYESDLVRSSR from the coding sequence GTGAACGATCCCGCGTCCCCCATCCGCGTCGTCATCGCCGACGACCAGCCGCTGCTGCGCCACAGCCTCGCCGCCGTCATCGACGCCACGGACGGTATGACGGTGGTCGGCGAGGCCGGGACCGGCGCCGAGGCGGTCAGGCTCAGCGCCGAGACACGTCCCGACGTCGTGCTCATGGACGTGCGCATGCCCGGCACCGACGGAATCGCGGCCACCCGCGGTATCACGTCCGGCGCGGGCGGGGCATGGGTGAAGGTCGTCGTGCTGACGATGTTCGAGCTCGACGAGTACGTCCGCGCGGCCCTCCAGGCCGGCGCCAGTGGTTTCCTCCTCAAGGATTCCCACCCCGACCAGCTCCTCGACGCGATCCGCCGTGTTCATCGCGGCGAATCGCTGTTCGCGCCGCGCGTCCTCACCCGCCTCATCGCGGCTTACATGGCCGGGCCCACGGGCGGCAGACCGGTCGGCCTGGAGGTCCTGACCGAGCGGGAGACCGAGGTCCTGGCCCTGGTCGGTCGTGGCCTGTCCAATGGTGAGATCGCGGCGAGGCTCACCATCTCGATCAAGACCGTGAAGACACATGTCGGCAACCTGCTGAGCAAACTCCAGGCACGAGATCGCGCGCACCTCGTCATCGCGGCCTACGAGAGCGACCTCGTCCGGTCGTCCCGCTAG
- a CDS encoding nuclear transport factor 2 family protein, whose protein sequence is MSDDVARRVFRAVDTFDPEEFTRLLADDATLVFGNAEPLAGRAAITAGLRTFFSTIGGLRHRVVRNWQVDADTIAETEVTYRRLDGKDVSVPAISIWHTRDDGLISDYRIFVDLAPVYAA, encoded by the coding sequence ATGAGCGACGATGTGGCGCGGCGCGTTTTTCGGGCGGTCGACACGTTCGACCCCGAGGAGTTCACGCGATTACTGGCGGACGACGCCACGTTGGTGTTCGGCAACGCCGAACCGCTGGCGGGACGTGCGGCCATCACCGCCGGCTTGCGGACGTTCTTCTCCACCATCGGCGGCCTGCGGCATCGCGTCGTCAGGAACTGGCAGGTGGACGCCGACACCATCGCCGAGACCGAGGTGACCTACCGCCGGCTCGACGGCAAGGACGTCAGCGTCCCGGCCATATCGATCTGGCACACCCGCGACGACGGCCTGATCTCGGACTATCGCATATTCGTCGACCTGGCCCCGGTCTACGCGGCCTAG
- a CDS encoding IclR family transcriptional regulator: MPEKRSRDNGDLGNMSHIRRGLMVLEQLATKPATAAEVGRLVNVNRSSALRILGDLVDAGYVTRDDATKEFTIRPERFYGLIVNHPAHEQLIERVGPLLKRLTAESGEASLFAAPASGNMVYVQYQPSSEVLTLRERLGTVRPIHCSAVGRAYLSTLDGATLDEVLGTLNYSGGTERAPKGPLELRQRVEEARDAGFALDLDETLVGASCVAAPLTDNGRCIGSIALSGPTSRMPHPRLLELGTLIVRELTHTF, from the coding sequence ATGCCAGAGAAGCGATCGCGGGACAACGGCGACCTCGGGAACATGTCGCACATCAGGCGCGGCCTCATGGTTCTCGAACAACTGGCCACCAAGCCGGCGACGGCGGCCGAGGTGGGCCGGCTGGTCAACGTGAACCGCAGCAGCGCTCTGCGGATTCTCGGCGACCTCGTGGACGCCGGTTACGTCACCCGCGACGACGCCACCAAGGAGTTCACCATCCGCCCGGAGCGGTTCTACGGGCTGATCGTCAACCACCCCGCCCACGAGCAGCTGATCGAGAGGGTCGGGCCTCTGCTCAAGCGGTTGACCGCCGAGTCCGGCGAAGCCTCGCTCTTCGCCGCCCCCGCCAGCGGCAACATGGTCTACGTCCAGTACCAGCCCTCATCGGAGGTGCTCACCCTCCGCGAGCGGCTCGGCACCGTACGGCCCATCCACTGCTCCGCGGTCGGCAGGGCCTACCTGTCGACGCTCGACGGCGCCACCCTCGACGAGGTCCTCGGCACGCTGAACTACTCCGGCGGCACGGAACGCGCCCCCAAGGGGCCACTGGAACTGCGCCAACGGGTCGAGGAGGCCCGCGACGCCGGCTTCGCCCTCGACCTCGACGAAACCCTCGTCGGCGCCTCCTGCGTCGCCGCCCCTCTGACCGACAACGGCAGATGCATCGGCTCCATCGCCCTCTCCGGCCCGACCTCCCGCATGCCCCACCCCCGCCTGCTCGAACTCGGCACCTTAATAGTCCGCGAGCTCACCCACACGTTCTGA
- a CDS encoding ABC transporter ATP-binding protein, which translates to MSEVSEGVRVVDQVATGGEVELDGLSKRYGTVEAVRGVSLNIRRGEFLAILGPSGAGKTTLLNMLTGFEKPTSGAIRINGRDVARLAPHKRGIGVVFQHYALFKHMTVAQNVGFPLRMRRMPMREQRGHIQHALEMVKLEGYATRFPDQLSGGQQQRVALARAIVFRPALLLMDEPLGALDKRLREHMRVEIKRLQRNLGATVIYVTHDQGEALTMADRVAVMNDGAVEQLGTPTDLYEKPVSAFVADFVGETNFFRGRTVLDADGRVRVVLDGDRPGHRRDVENVASLEPDRGVEVGVRPEQVSLLPMESADAAVPGTVSEVLYEGATALHVVETAIGNLNARLSLKNLHETRWAVGDKVAVHWDARAARGYHVAGQGASSSS; encoded by the coding sequence GTGTCCGAGGTGTCGGAGGGCGTCCGGGTCGTCGACCAGGTCGCGACGGGCGGTGAAGTTGAGTTGGACGGCCTGTCGAAGAGGTATGGAACGGTCGAGGCCGTGCGCGGTGTCTCGCTGAACATCCGTCGCGGCGAGTTCCTGGCGATCCTGGGGCCTTCCGGTGCGGGGAAGACGACGCTGCTCAACATGCTCACCGGCTTCGAGAAGCCCACGAGCGGCGCGATCCGGATCAACGGCAGGGACGTCGCGCGGCTGGCCCCGCACAAGCGCGGGATCGGCGTCGTGTTCCAGCACTACGCGCTGTTCAAGCACATGACCGTCGCCCAGAACGTGGGGTTCCCGCTGCGGATGCGGCGGATGCCGATGCGGGAACAGCGCGGCCACATCCAGCACGCCCTTGAGATGGTCAAGCTGGAGGGGTACGCGACCCGGTTCCCCGACCAGCTCTCCGGCGGCCAGCAGCAGCGGGTCGCGCTCGCCCGCGCCATCGTGTTCCGGCCGGCGCTGCTCCTCATGGACGAGCCGCTCGGCGCGCTCGACAAGCGGCTGCGCGAGCACATGCGCGTCGAGATCAAACGCCTCCAGCGCAACCTCGGCGCGACCGTCATCTACGTGACCCACGACCAGGGCGAGGCGCTCACGATGGCCGACCGGGTCGCGGTGATGAACGACGGCGCCGTCGAGCAACTCGGGACGCCCACCGACCTGTACGAGAAGCCGGTCAGCGCCTTCGTCGCCGACTTCGTCGGCGAGACCAACTTCTTTCGCGGACGCACGGTTCTCGACGCCGACGGCCGGGTCCGCGTCGTTCTCGACGGCGACCGGCCGGGTCACCGCCGGGACGTGGAGAACGTGGCGTCACTCGAACCCGATCGCGGTGTCGAGGTCGGCGTACGCCCGGAGCAGGTCTCGCTGCTGCCCATGGAGAGCGCCGACGCGGCCGTGCCGGGCACGGTGAGCGAGGTGCTGTACGAGGGCGCGACGGCCTTGCACGTCGTCGAGACGGCGATCGGGAACCTGAACGCGCGCCTCTCGCTCAAGAACCTCCACGAGACCCGATGGGCTGTGGGCGACAAGGTCGCCGTCCATTGGGACGCCCGGGCGGCACGGGGCTACCACGTCGCGGGCCAGGGTGCGTCCTCGTCCTCGTGA